The proteins below are encoded in one region of Microbispora sp. NBC_01189:
- a CDS encoding acyl-CoA mutase large subunit family protein — protein MNGVRKQPAEDAPIRSASGVPLPEVAVPEVTVPEVTVPGTAERHPVDPADGPGDGPGDKPAGGPDDRLGLPGEFPYTRGIRPGMYRERPWTIRQLAGFGTAQETNARYRMLLDGGATGINGVFDYPSLRAFDSDDPRAGADVGRGGVAVDLRGDFDTLFDGIPLDEVSVSLVSSQPIGAVPHLAMYVRSAERRGFAPARLAGTSQNDFLMETAITIAPEALPPAGSFRLACDLAEFALRTMPRWNPVSVSGYNYREAGADAVLEMALCLAHGQAVVRALLDRGLAAEPVLARVTFFLSAHSDFFEEVAKYRALRRMWAHWVRDELGVRDPRAQLLRYHVQTSGVTNSARHAHVNIARSALQGLAAVCGGTQSLHVNGYDEAVCIPSEHAALTALRTQYVLLHETGVAKVADPLGGSYLVEYLTDALEERARRVLERIGELGGIVAATERGWVHAELARTAFAEQKAIENGERLVVGVNTQLDGDAEELDRFELPDGSLDRQVAALERTRSRRDREAAGVALKRVARACRDGENVMPAVLDAVDADVTLGELGRVFRDELGRWEFPLWQES, from the coding sequence ATGAACGGCGTCAGGAAGCAGCCGGCGGAGGACGCGCCGATCCGTTCGGCGAGCGGCGTGCCGCTGCCGGAGGTGGCGGTGCCGGAGGTGACGGTGCCGGAGGTGACGGTGCCCGGCACGGCGGAGCGGCACCCCGTGGACCCCGCCGACGGGCCGGGCGACGGGCCGGGCGACAAGCCGGCCGGGGGGCCGGACGACCGGCTGGGCCTGCCCGGTGAGTTCCCGTACACCCGCGGCATCCGTCCGGGGATGTACCGAGAACGTCCCTGGACCATCCGGCAGCTCGCCGGGTTCGGCACCGCCCAGGAGACCAACGCCCGCTACCGGATGCTGCTCGACGGCGGGGCCACCGGGATCAACGGCGTCTTCGACTATCCCAGCCTGCGGGCCTTCGACTCCGACGACCCGAGGGCCGGGGCCGACGTCGGCCGCGGCGGCGTCGCCGTGGACCTGCGCGGCGACTTCGACACGCTCTTCGACGGCATCCCGCTGGACGAGGTGAGCGTCTCGCTGGTCTCCTCCCAGCCGATCGGGGCGGTGCCCCACCTCGCGATGTACGTGCGGTCGGCCGAGCGGCGGGGCTTCGCGCCCGCCCGCCTCGCGGGCACCAGCCAGAACGACTTCCTCATGGAGACGGCGATCACCATCGCGCCCGAGGCGCTGCCGCCCGCCGGGTCCTTCCGGCTGGCCTGCGACCTGGCCGAGTTCGCGCTGCGGACGATGCCGCGCTGGAACCCGGTCAGCGTGAGCGGCTACAACTACCGCGAGGCCGGCGCGGACGCGGTCCTGGAGATGGCCCTGTGCCTGGCCCACGGCCAGGCCGTCGTACGGGCGCTGCTCGACCGCGGCCTCGCCGCCGAGCCGGTCCTCGCCCGGGTCACCTTCTTCCTCAGCGCGCACAGCGACTTCTTCGAGGAGGTCGCGAAGTATCGCGCGCTGCGCCGCATGTGGGCCCACTGGGTGCGCGACGAGCTCGGCGTCCGCGACCCGCGGGCGCAGCTGCTGCGCTACCACGTCCAGACGTCGGGGGTGACCAACAGCGCCCGGCACGCGCACGTCAACATCGCGCGGAGCGCCCTGCAGGGCCTCGCGGCGGTGTGCGGCGGCACCCAGTCGCTGCACGTCAACGGGTACGACGAGGCGGTGTGCATCCCGAGCGAGCACGCCGCGCTGACCGCGCTGCGCACGCAGTACGTGCTGCTGCACGAGACCGGGGTGGCGAAGGTCGCCGACCCGCTCGGCGGCAGCTACCTCGTGGAGTACCTCACCGACGCGCTGGAGGAGCGGGCCCGGCGGGTCCTGGAGCGCATCGGGGAGCTCGGCGGGATCGTCGCCGCGACCGAGCGGGGATGGGTACACGCGGAGCTCGCGCGGACCGCCTTCGCCGAGCAGAAGGCGATCGAGAACGGCGAGCGCCTGGTCGTCGGCGTCAACACGCAACTCGACGGCGACGCCGAGGAGCTCGACCGCTTCGAACTGCCCGACGGCAGTCTCGACCGGCAGGTGGCCGCGCTGGAGCGGACGCGGTCCCGCCGCGACCGGGAGGCGGCCGGCGTCGCCCTCAAGCGGGTCGCCCGCGCCTGCCGGGACGGCGAGAACGTCATGCCGGCGGTTCTCGACGCGGTCGACGCGGATGTCACGTTGGGCGAGCTCGGCCGGGTGTTCCGCGACGAGCTGGGACGATGGGAGTTCCCGTTGTGGCAGGAGAGCTGA
- a CDS encoding cyclase family protein, protein MGLLTELVHAMRRGVVEVVDLTAPLSERTPIIQLPPERGQPWPFSREVISDYDAAGPTVYWNNIRLSEHTGTHFDAPVHWLSGKGTHDVSEVPPGRLVGPAVVLDFTAEAADDPDFLLRREHVERWQESHGELPEGGWLLYRTGWDTRREDPARFLNEGHTPGVAPECARWLAERTPVIGIGVETVGTDAGLAGEFADRPYPCHWYFHGAGKYGLTQLRNLSLLPPTGAVLMVGPLPIVGGSGSPTRALALVEHPGPA, encoded by the coding sequence ATGGGCCTGCTCACCGAACTCGTCCACGCGATGCGCCGCGGCGTCGTCGAGGTCGTCGACCTCACCGCTCCGCTCTCCGAGCGGACGCCGATCATCCAGCTTCCGCCGGAGCGGGGCCAGCCGTGGCCGTTCTCCCGTGAGGTCATCAGCGACTACGACGCCGCCGGGCCCACCGTCTACTGGAACAACATCCGCCTGTCGGAGCACACGGGCACGCACTTCGACGCGCCCGTGCACTGGCTGTCGGGCAAGGGCACCCACGACGTGTCGGAGGTGCCGCCCGGGCGTCTCGTGGGCCCGGCAGTCGTGCTCGACTTCACCGCGGAGGCGGCGGACGACCCCGACTTCCTGCTGCGCCGCGAGCACGTCGAGCGCTGGCAGGAGAGCCACGGCGAGCTTCCGGAGGGCGGCTGGCTGCTCTACCGCACCGGCTGGGACACCCGCCGTGAGGACCCGGCACGGTTCCTGAACGAGGGGCACACGCCCGGCGTAGCGCCGGAGTGCGCGCGCTGGCTGGCCGAGCGGACCCCGGTGATCGGCATCGGCGTGGAGACCGTCGGCACCGACGCCGGCCTCGCGGGCGAGTTCGCCGACCGTCCCTACCCGTGTCACTGGTACTTCCACGGCGCGGGGAAGTACGGTCTGACGCAGCTGCGCAACCTCTCCCTGCTGCCGCCCACCGGCGCCGTGCTGATGGTGGGGCCGCTGCCCATCGTGGGCGGCTCGGGCAGCCCCACCAGGGCGCTCGCCCTGGTGGAGCATCCGGGACCGGCCTGA
- a CDS encoding SDR family oxidoreductase encodes MTGSLTGKVALVAGATRGAGRGIAVELGAAGATVYCTGRSSESGRSEMDRPETIEETAALVDAAGGHGVPVRVDHLVPEEVRALVARIEKEQGALHVLVNDIWGATRMEWDKPVWESDLEYGLHQLRLAVDTHAITSHFALPLLIKNPGGLVVEVTDGTDEYNAANYRVSFFYDVAKGAVSRIAFALAHELKSFGCTAVLLTPGWLRSEFMLEQFGVSEENWRDATKFSPHFAISETPAYVGRAVAALAGDPEVARWNGQSLSSGQLARVYDFTDVDGSRPDAWRYLVEVQDRGLPADTTGYR; translated from the coding sequence ATGACGGGATCCTTGACGGGCAAGGTCGCGCTGGTCGCCGGAGCGACCCGGGGAGCGGGCAGGGGCATAGCGGTCGAGCTGGGCGCCGCGGGCGCGACCGTCTACTGCACCGGACGGTCGAGCGAGTCCGGGCGCTCGGAGATGGACCGGCCGGAGACCATCGAGGAGACCGCGGCCCTGGTGGACGCGGCCGGCGGCCACGGCGTCCCCGTGCGCGTGGACCACCTCGTGCCCGAGGAGGTGCGGGCACTGGTCGCCCGCATCGAGAAGGAACAGGGCGCCCTGCACGTCCTGGTCAACGACATCTGGGGCGCGACCAGGATGGAGTGGGACAAGCCGGTCTGGGAGTCGGACCTGGAGTACGGCCTCCACCAGCTCCGCCTGGCCGTGGACACCCACGCGATCACCAGCCACTTCGCGCTGCCTCTGCTCATCAAGAACCCCGGCGGCCTGGTGGTGGAGGTGACCGACGGAACCGACGAGTACAACGCCGCCAACTACCGGGTCTCCTTCTTCTACGACGTGGCCAAGGGCGCGGTCAGCCGCATCGCCTTCGCCCTGGCGCACGAACTGAAGTCGTTCGGCTGCACGGCCGTGCTGCTCACTCCCGGATGGCTGCGCTCGGAGTTCATGCTGGAGCAGTTCGGCGTCAGCGAGGAGAACTGGCGCGACGCCACGAAGTTCTCCCCGCACTTCGCGATCTCCGAGACCCCCGCGTACGTGGGACGCGCCGTCGCGGCCCTCGCCGGCGACCCCGAGGTGGCGCGCTGGAACGGTCAGTCCCTCTCCAGCGGGCAGCTCGCGCGGGTCTACGACTTCACCGACGTCGACGGCAGCCGGCCGGACGCGTGGCGCTATCTGGTCGAGGTGCAGGACCGCGGCCTGCCGGCCGACACGACGGGATATCGCTGA
- a CDS encoding MFS transporter has protein sequence MSPARRRAALLLIAVMSVNASYTVLIPLVPELQHRAGADRTVIALMFALFAAAKTLSQPLGGLWVDRWRPGHVAFVAQLVAAAGIVITAVARDPLTLLAGRVCWGLGEGLVTPALYAGMGLLCRRYGLSTSRLIGTFGTAAMAGFLVGPLVTGVAAPLGLETLFFAGAAVTAVTAFGLFQAIPRSGEEGPGEAEADAAPAAGDARAGSAGPWWMWVLALGALDLFANVIYSAFEPMLPLYLSAGRDGLARGTISVVFAVGLATFALFTWALGRYTERLRLMTLIRAGMAAMALGLAGLTLSAEVAPVAASFVLCMAGCAVLYLTARRGLIELRSAMSRQGKAFGLFGFIGDSGNIIGPILGVALFGWTGATSFLLLGVLCVVALVGLAVASGRFRGTRATEAGEPTKTTEPTEPTEAQVVAAQETSPRPS, from the coding sequence ATGTCGCCTGCCCGGAGGCGTGCCGCGCTGCTGTTGATCGCGGTCATGAGCGTCAACGCCTCCTATACCGTGCTCATCCCGCTCGTGCCCGAGCTCCAGCACCGCGCGGGAGCCGACCGGACGGTGATCGCGCTGATGTTCGCCCTGTTCGCCGCGGCCAAGACGCTGTCCCAGCCGCTCGGCGGGCTGTGGGTGGACCGCTGGCGGCCGGGGCACGTCGCGTTCGTCGCCCAGCTCGTCGCCGCCGCCGGAATCGTGATCACGGCGGTGGCCCGCGACCCGCTGACGCTGCTGGCGGGCCGCGTCTGCTGGGGGCTGGGGGAGGGGCTGGTGACGCCCGCCCTCTATGCGGGCATGGGCCTGCTGTGCCGCCGGTACGGCCTGTCGACCAGCAGGTTGATCGGAACCTTCGGCACCGCCGCGATGGCGGGCTTCCTCGTCGGCCCGCTGGTCACCGGGGTGGCCGCGCCGCTGGGGCTGGAGACATTGTTCTTCGCGGGCGCGGCGGTCACGGCGGTCACCGCCTTCGGGTTGTTCCAGGCGATTCCCCGGTCCGGCGAGGAAGGGCCCGGGGAGGCCGAGGCGGACGCCGCCCCGGCCGCCGGCGACGCGCGCGCGGGCTCGGCCGGCCCCTGGTGGATGTGGGTGCTCGCGCTGGGCGCGCTGGACCTGTTCGCCAACGTGATCTACTCGGCCTTCGAGCCGATGCTGCCGCTCTACCTGAGCGCCGGTAGGGACGGCTTGGCACGCGGCACGATCTCGGTGGTCTTCGCCGTCGGCCTGGCCACCTTCGCCCTGTTCACCTGGGCGCTCGGCCGCTACACCGAGCGGCTGCGGCTGATGACCCTGATCCGCGCCGGCATGGCGGCCATGGCCCTCGGCCTGGCGGGCCTGACCCTGAGCGCGGAGGTGGCGCCGGTCGCGGCGTCGTTCGTCCTGTGCATGGCCGGTTGCGCGGTGCTCTACCTGACCGCGCGGCGGGGCCTCATCGAGCTGCGCTCGGCGATGAGCCGTCAGGGGAAGGCGTTCGGGCTGTTCGGCTTCATCGGCGACTCCGGCAACATCATCGGCCCGATCTTGGGGGTCGCCCTGTTCGGCTGGACCGGCGCCACCTCCTTCCTGCTGCTCGGCGTGCTCTGCGTGGTCGCGCTGGTGGGGCTGGCCGTGGCGTCCGGGCGGTTCCGCGGCACGCGGGCGACCGAGGCCGGCGAACCCACCAAAACCACCGAACCCACCGAACCCACCGAGGCGCAGGTGGTGGCGGCGCAGGAGACCTCGCCAAGACCGTCCTGA
- a CDS encoding arylamine N-acetyltransferase family protein encodes MDQRMMRAYLDRIGAPAPRAADLDTLRELHQRHLYHVPWENIHTRLGTPVTLDEDVFLDKLVRLRRGGGCYELNGAFAALLREIGYDVTLLAAAVFEEDGTPVFPLDHLVLRVELDGPWLVDVGFGQFNVFPLRMDTDEPQRDPGGEFRVVEAGHGDLDVYCDGSPRYRVEAHPRRLRDFVPSWDWHQVSPESFWNAMDLCSLSTPDGRVTLHGNRLITTSGGRTTEVTLEDEQAVVAAYRDIFGIDLDRSPGACHAERFATTESVSA; translated from the coding sequence ATGGACCAGCGGATGATGCGCGCCTATCTCGACCGCATCGGCGCCCCGGCGCCGCGCGCGGCCGACCTCGACACGTTGCGTGAGCTGCACCAGCGGCACCTCTACCACGTGCCGTGGGAGAACATCCACACCCGTCTCGGCACGCCGGTCACCCTCGACGAGGACGTGTTCCTCGACAAGCTCGTACGGCTGCGCCGCGGCGGCGGGTGCTACGAGCTCAACGGCGCCTTCGCCGCGCTGCTGCGCGAGATCGGGTACGACGTCACGCTGCTCGCGGCGGCGGTGTTCGAGGAGGACGGCACGCCCGTCTTCCCGCTCGACCACCTCGTCCTGCGGGTCGAGCTGGACGGCCCCTGGCTGGTGGACGTCGGGTTCGGCCAGTTCAACGTGTTCCCGCTGCGCATGGACACCGACGAGCCGCAGCGTGACCCCGGGGGCGAGTTCCGGGTGGTCGAGGCCGGCCACGGCGACCTCGACGTGTACTGCGACGGCAGCCCGCGCTACCGGGTCGAGGCGCACCCCCGGCGACTGCGCGACTTCGTGCCGTCCTGGGACTGGCACCAGGTGTCGCCCGAGTCGTTCTGGAACGCGATGGACCTCTGCTCGCTCAGCACCCCGGACGGCCGGGTGACGCTGCACGGCAACCGGCTGATCACGACGTCGGGCGGCCGTACGACGGAGGTGACGCTGGAGGACGAGCAGGCGGTCGTGGCGGCCTACCGCGACATCTTCGGCATCGACCTGGACCGGTCGCCCGGAGCCTGCCACGCCGAGCGCTTCGCCACGACGGAATCCGTCAGTGCCTGA
- a CDS encoding GNAT family N-acetyltransferase, with translation MTTLTDVASGWSLSDHVPDQVIASCLYDSQGWLREWENNPIEHRVRHAYVHTRPEGKDGSSVLPLYLTTRSPFWHGYEVQVGLVGRFGNPIVFAGSTYSMYGKRGRVPADLVRGAYDTAMEWIADGDAETLVVPNLTKEGVADWVATVGPPTGRVLLERTYSCEMSRDYEAHVHERLPNKIRRDVARRLRRAHERGLRVEMVEGDAAHDLVPAAFPLTVDTSDKNDWPALFDQEALHSMLRVPGAMMLTAKLGDRLVGAFFAFRRGDEVTYMCGGVDYATLNDYSTYIALMYGGTRWAYENGMRRIEWGRDNYRFKERHGLTGTNLYALVYTPRPQPDLSVDIAHMHWVLFDYIEAH, from the coding sequence ATGACGACGCTCACCGATGTCGCCTCCGGCTGGTCGCTGTCCGACCACGTGCCGGACCAGGTGATCGCGAGCTGCCTCTACGACTCACAGGGCTGGCTGCGCGAGTGGGAGAACAATCCCATCGAGCACCGCGTGCGCCACGCCTACGTCCACACCCGGCCGGAGGGCAAGGACGGCTCGTCCGTGCTGCCGCTCTACCTCACCACCCGATCGCCCTTCTGGCACGGGTACGAGGTGCAGGTCGGCCTGGTGGGCAGGTTCGGCAACCCGATCGTCTTCGCCGGGTCGACCTACTCGATGTACGGCAAGCGCGGGCGGGTGCCCGCCGATCTCGTCCGCGGCGCGTACGACACCGCGATGGAGTGGATCGCGGACGGCGACGCGGAGACGCTGGTCGTACCCAACCTCACCAAGGAGGGCGTGGCCGACTGGGTCGCCACCGTGGGCCCGCCGACCGGCCGGGTGCTGCTGGAGCGCACCTACTCCTGCGAGATGTCGCGCGACTACGAGGCCCACGTGCACGAGCGCCTGCCGAACAAGATCCGGCGGGACGTCGCGCGGCGGCTGCGCCGGGCGCACGAGCGCGGGCTGCGCGTCGAGATGGTCGAGGGCGACGCGGCGCACGACCTGGTCCCGGCGGCCTTCCCGCTGACGGTCGACACGAGCGACAAGAACGACTGGCCGGCGCTGTTCGACCAGGAGGCGCTGCACTCCATGCTGCGCGTGCCCGGGGCGATGATGCTCACCGCGAAGCTCGGCGACCGGCTCGTCGGCGCGTTCTTCGCGTTCCGCCGCGGCGACGAGGTCACGTACATGTGCGGCGGCGTCGACTACGCGACGCTGAACGACTACAGCACCTACATCGCGCTGATGTACGGCGGCACCCGGTGGGCCTACGAGAACGGCATGCGCCGCATCGAGTGGGGCCGGGACAACTACCGCTTCAAGGAGCGGCACGGCCTGACCGGGACCAACCTGTACGCCCTGGTCTACACGCCGCGGCCGCAACCCGACCTCAGCGTGGACATCGCGCACATGCACTGGGTGCTGTTCGACTACATCGAGGCGCATTGA
- a CDS encoding aspartyl/asparaginyl beta-hydroxylase domain-containing protein: MSVTHQQVMEPIVCGHPAAARLLPSFDVARLLEDLDRLDDHQWALQQTFTSAGLAERAPYDWRALPLRSPTGRPERTDPGGAGLDEFADTPWLAQAPYFAEILASIPAPLRCVRLLALGPGAIGEVHFDTKVGFPWGNLRLHVPITTNPGAALIIDGAEHRWQPGTFWFGDFGRWHQVLNTGQDKRIHMIVDTLITPDTLSLFPPDFLGTLSADEVLYARPAVPLEDPERYHCAFEIPASFADWEEAEGQFLLPQPKLAATVESDDDGSRLVLTLDGEPAFALVHVGEGEFRFTGWTEERTIQVVPGGAAPAVVLRTRRGTAERRLEIPATRRIPSAA, from the coding sequence ATGAGCGTCACGCACCAGCAGGTCATGGAGCCCATCGTCTGCGGTCATCCCGCGGCGGCCCGGTTGCTGCCCTCCTTCGACGTCGCGCGGCTTCTCGAGGATCTGGACCGCCTGGACGACCACCAGTGGGCGTTGCAGCAGACCTTCACCTCCGCCGGGCTGGCCGAGCGGGCGCCCTATGACTGGCGCGCGCTGCCGCTCCGCAGCCCGACGGGCCGTCCCGAGCGCACCGACCCCGGCGGCGCCGGCCTGGACGAGTTCGCCGACACGCCCTGGCTCGCCCAGGCCCCCTACTTCGCCGAGATCCTGGCCTCGATCCCGGCCCCCCTGCGCTGCGTGCGACTGCTCGCGCTCGGGCCGGGCGCGATCGGCGAGGTCCACTTCGACACCAAGGTCGGCTTCCCCTGGGGAAACCTGCGGCTGCACGTGCCGATCACGACCAACCCCGGCGCCGCCCTGATCATCGACGGGGCGGAGCACCGGTGGCAGCCCGGCACGTTCTGGTTCGGCGACTTCGGCCGGTGGCACCAGGTGCTCAACACCGGCCAGGACAAGCGCATCCACATGATCGTCGACACACTGATCACGCCGGACACGCTGAGCCTGTTCCCCCCGGACTTCCTCGGCACGCTGTCCGCCGACGAGGTGCTCTACGCCCGTCCCGCCGTGCCGCTGGAGGACCCCGAGCGCTACCACTGCGCGTTCGAGATCCCCGCGTCGTTCGCCGACTGGGAGGAGGCGGAGGGCCAGTTCCTGCTACCCCAGCCGAAGCTCGCGGCGACCGTCGAGAGCGATGACGACGGGAGCCGCCTGGTCCTGACGCTGGACGGCGAGCCGGCGTTCGCTCTCGTCCACGTCGGCGAGGGCGAGTTCCGCTTCACCGGATGGACGGAGGAGCGCACCATCCAGGTCGTGCCCGGCGGTGCGGCGCCGGCCGTCGTCCTGCGGACCCGCCGGGGCACGGCCGAGCGCCGGCTGGAGATCCCCGCCACCCGGCGGATCCCGTCCGCGGCGTGA
- a CDS encoding Rieske (2Fe-2S) protein produces the protein MSPTYSRRAVLAGTGAAAAAAAATAALSGCEVARTADAPPSGTSLGRTADVPVGGGHVLSDLDVVVTQPEAGTFKAFSALCTHRGCRVDEVSDGEIVCPCHISRFAIADGSVTFGPADQPLPAFKLKVSGDEIMVA, from the coding sequence ATGAGTCCCACCTACAGCCGACGCGCCGTGCTCGCGGGAACGGGCGCGGCGGCCGCGGCCGCCGCCGCGACCGCCGCGCTCTCCGGGTGCGAGGTCGCCCGTACGGCGGACGCGCCGCCGAGCGGCACCTCCCTCGGCCGGACCGCAGACGTCCCCGTCGGCGGCGGCCACGTGCTCTCCGACCTCGACGTCGTGGTGACGCAGCCGGAGGCCGGCACCTTCAAGGCGTTCTCCGCCCTGTGCACCCACCGGGGCTGCCGGGTGGACGAGGTGTCGGACGGCGAGATCGTCTGCCCCTGCCACATCAGCAGGTTCGCGATCGCCGACGGCTCGGTCACCTTCGGCCCGGCGGACCAGCCGCTGCCCGCCTTCAAGCTGAAGGTGTCCGGCGACGAGATCATGGTGGCCTGA
- a CDS encoding cobalamin B12-binding domain-containing protein, with translation MAGELSGRKGVVAKLGMDAHWRGAIVVCNGLREAGMDVVYLGHTTPADLVAAVRRERPDMVGLSSLSGNHLHECRRLMGALGAEGLGDVRVVVGGTIPAEDRTTLLALGVDGIFGTGSRLDVIVGDVAALLDK, from the coding sequence GTGGCAGGAGAGCTGAGCGGCCGCAAGGGCGTCGTGGCGAAGCTGGGGATGGACGCCCACTGGCGGGGCGCCATCGTGGTGTGCAACGGGCTGCGGGAGGCCGGGATGGACGTGGTCTATCTCGGGCACACCACCCCTGCCGACCTCGTGGCCGCCGTACGCCGGGAGCGGCCCGACATGGTCGGGTTGTCGTCTCTGTCGGGCAACCACCTGCACGAGTGCCGCCGCCTGATGGGCGCCCTGGGCGCCGAGGGGCTGGGAGACGTGCGGGTCGTCGTCGGCGGCACGATCCCGGCCGAGGACCGGACCACGCTGCTGGCCCTCGGCGTGGACGGGATCTTCGGCACCGGCAGCCGCCTCGACGTCATCGTCGGCGACGTCGCCGCCCTGCTCGACAAGTGA
- a CDS encoding GNAT family N-acetyltransferase: MRIETVKIETVNGLTIGLVDADEAERGDWERHRAELDLVRVVGPPPESWPRLRAAGFAVHPAWITWMASVAASEEEFLSRLSVQERRNVRLGLRYAAGRDVRMDVADPVDDLVFDDFLKLYEPHIGGMRHGVPYASMEREEILGMREDYFAVQAFEDGALVGCCMCRKRADASTVVIRFVTTTQDSRQHRIVRAMYMRVFAKAREMGYRSVSLGTDPALYGHIAKPGLFRFKSRLGFTPIPARLFGTMDDPDEATRVLRLDTLTEPSLLISYAPVLEALAPDAGSEGITFDTPLRLDVLTGEDTGDPEGDLGPYRAPFLTGLGVVRIGSASQP; encoded by the coding sequence GTGAGGATCGAGACGGTGAAGATCGAGACGGTGAACGGCCTGACCATCGGGCTGGTCGACGCCGACGAGGCCGAGCGCGGCGACTGGGAGCGCCACCGGGCCGAGCTGGACCTGGTCCGGGTCGTGGGCCCGCCCCCGGAGTCGTGGCCGCGGCTGCGGGCCGCGGGCTTCGCCGTCCACCCCGCGTGGATCACCTGGATGGCCTCGGTCGCCGCGTCGGAGGAGGAGTTCCTGAGCCGGCTGTCGGTGCAGGAACGGCGCAACGTGCGCCTCGGGCTGCGCTACGCGGCCGGCCGCGACGTCCGGATGGACGTGGCCGACCCGGTGGACGACCTCGTCTTCGACGACTTCCTCAAGTTGTACGAGCCGCACATCGGCGGCATGCGGCACGGCGTGCCGTACGCGAGCATGGAGCGCGAGGAGATCCTCGGGATGCGCGAGGACTACTTCGCCGTGCAGGCGTTCGAGGACGGCGCGCTCGTAGGCTGCTGCATGTGCCGCAAGCGCGCCGACGCCTCGACCGTGGTGATCCGGTTCGTGACGACGACCCAGGACAGCCGGCAACACCGCATTGTCCGCGCCATGTACATGCGGGTGTTCGCCAAGGCCCGCGAGATGGGGTACCGGAGCGTCTCTCTGGGCACCGACCCCGCGCTCTACGGCCACATCGCCAAGCCGGGGCTGTTCCGCTTCAAGAGCCGGCTGGGCTTCACCCCGATCCCGGCGCGGTTGTTCGGCACCATGGACGACCCCGACGAGGCCACCCGGGTGCTCCGCCTCGACACGCTCACCGAGCCGTCGTTGCTGATCTCGTACGCCCCGGTCCTGGAAGCACTGGCCCCGGACGCGGGAAGCGAGGGGATCACCTTCGACACCCCGCTGCGCCTGGACGTGCTGACCGGGGAGGACACCGGCGACCCGGAGGGGGACCTCGGGCCGTACCGGGCGCCGTTCCTCACCGGCCTCGGCGTGGTGCGGATCGGGTCAGCTTCTCAGCCGTGA